The following nucleotide sequence is from Candidatus Polarisedimenticolia bacterium.
AGCACCCCGCCCGCCACTTCCCCTCCTTGATAGGCCCACCCCCGGTCGCTATCCGCCAGGCGGTAGATGCCGAGCCGCTCGGGATGGGGCTCGGACGCGGGGATGGGGAAGCGCAGGCTTCCTTTCACCGCCAGGGGGAGCCCAGAGGGAAGCAGCCGCAGCGCCGGTCCGAGAAGGGACAGCCCCTCCTCGGGCGGCGGCGAGTCTGCCCATCGCTCACATTGCGCCGGCGTGTCGTCGTAGAGAGCCTGCGCCGGGATCGCCATCTCCATCCCGCAATCCTCGATCCGGACGCCCGCCTCCCGCCGGATGAAATGAGGGAACACGGGGGGATCCAGCCCCCTCGCAGCAGATCCGTTTCGCCATTCCACGCCCAGCGACACCGCCTCCCTCCAGGACGCGACCGGGACGGCCGCCAGGAACTCTCCGGAGGCCTCCTGAGCCAGCGGCAGCTTCTCGATTCCGTCGCGTTTCTTCACGACCAGCAAGGCCGGTGGGACGAAACCTTTGTCGATTCCTAGATGCAGATCGACGTGGCTCGAGAACACCTCGATTCTCGAGCGCGGCGCGCGGGCTTCAAAAGGGACCTGTTGATCGAAGAACAGCGTGGCGCGACCGATAAAGCGGGCGCCGGAGAAAAGCTCCGCCGTGATCCCCGCGGCTTCCCCTCCCGCCTGCAGAGCGCAGCGCTCGCCGTCGGAAAGCTCCTGCCTGGATCCGCAAAGGATCACCCCGCGGTCGCCGCCCGCGGCGCGATAGACGACGCGCGCGCCGGGGCCCAGCGCCGCGCGCGGGATACCAAAACGCAGCGTGCGCCGATCGCCGTCCTCTTCCCGGGGGTCGTCCCAGCGCAGTCGCGCAGAGGGCAGGGACTCGAGGGGGATGCGGGCCTTCGCAACGGGCCCCCCCAAGGTGCCTTCGGCCTCCACTTCGAGGCGGTGCGTGCCGGGCGTGAGCGAGGGAAAGGGGCTCTCCGCGAGCCCCGTCCTTCCCAGGTCGTTGCCCTTCAAACGGGAGAGGAAGTAGGTGTATTCGGCGGGGGAGAGACGGCTCATCGCGTGATCGAGCAGGAGACCCACCTGCGGATACTGCGAGAACCGGAAGCTCTCCAGCTTGAAACGATACACGACCATCCCGTCGATCCGCACGGTCAAGGCCTTGATGCCCAGGCGGTGTCCTTGGGAATCTTCGGAGTGGAGGCGCGATTCCGGCAGAATGGGGCCGGTCACGGCGATCGCGCGGGGAGGAGAGTAGACGCCGTCCTTTCCCCGGCTCAGCGGCACCTCTCGCACCCGCGCTCCGTCGA
It contains:
- a CDS encoding M23 family metallopeptidase, producing the protein MKRLSGFALILFFAIAGLSRPATRPPGQEALRFPLDQPAGLVASFGEYRADHLHPGVDFSTGGRNGLPVRAVAGGRIYRLKVEWRGYGRALYVRHADGRISVYAHLDRYEDERLGLERIVEVEKRKRGLRYPGDILLEPSLAVKQGDVIAFSGESGAGLPHLHFELRREDQEPADPLDARWIAAGAPPVFESVILRSASPDSWIDGARVREVPLSRGKDGVYSPPRAIAVTGPILPESRLHSEDSQGHRLGIKALTVRIDGMVVYRFKLESFRFSQYPQVGLLLDHAMSRLSPAEYTYFLSRLKGNDLGRTGLAESPFPSLTPGTHRLEVEAEGTLGGPVAKARIPLESLPSARLRWDDPREEDGDRRTLRFGIPRAALGPGARVVYRAAGGDRGVILCGSRQELSDGERCALQAGGEAAGITAELFSGARFIGRATLFFDQQVPFEARAPRSRIEVFSSHVDLHLGIDKGFVPPALLVVKKRDGIEKLPLAQEASGEFLAAVPVASWREAVSLGVEWRNGSAARGLDPPVFPHFIRREAGVRIEDCGMEMAIPAQALYDDTPAQCERWADSPPPEEGLSLLGPALRLLPSGLPLAVKGSLRFPIPASEPHPERLGIYRLADSDRGWAYQGGEVAGGVLQIPVGRFDTYAVIRDDAAPRILGVDPLRQEGGTGRRDRLRVRVEERGSGLSYDGVHLILGDAEIETEYDPDRGWSTAVLPGGLPAGAHSGTAWAVDRAGNRSASLAFEFTTR